A genomic segment from Phycisphaerae bacterium encodes:
- a CDS encoding ATP-binding cassette domain-containing protein encodes MIEVRNLTKFYGSHKAVDNISFSVEEGEIVGFLGPNGAGKSTTLRILTCFLPATSGSASVAGFDVFTQSLEVRRRVGYLPESNPLYQEMRVREFLNFRGKLRGMERSAREAAIRRVADRVWLGDFIDRPIGQLSKGMKQRVGLADALLHDPKVLVLDEPTIGLDPTQIRETRKLISDLARRHTIILSSHILPEVEATCQRTIIIAGGRIRASGSMSEIRDRIKGASRVIAEIRGPKEDVARAIRQVNGVKNVEINPNEGWNHLRIETSEGRDVREEIASVAARHNWGLRDLRLETGGLEEFFIQITAEAAGSTGR; translated from the coding sequence ATGATCGAGGTGAGAAATCTGACCAAGTTCTACGGCTCACACAAGGCGGTCGACAACATCTCGTTCAGCGTGGAAGAGGGCGAGATTGTCGGTTTTCTGGGGCCCAACGGGGCGGGCAAGAGCACTACGCTTCGCATACTCACCTGTTTCCTGCCGGCCACGAGCGGCTCGGCGAGCGTTGCCGGCTTCGACGTCTTCACCCAATCGCTCGAGGTCAGGCGTCGCGTCGGTTACCTCCCGGAAAGCAATCCCCTGTACCAGGAAATGCGGGTGCGTGAGTTCCTCAACTTCCGCGGTAAGCTCCGCGGAATGGAGCGAAGCGCACGCGAGGCGGCGATCCGGCGCGTGGCCGATCGGGTTTGGCTGGGCGATTTCATCGATCGGCCGATCGGTCAGTTGTCCAAAGGCATGAAGCAAAGGGTAGGTCTGGCCGATGCACTCCTGCACGATCCGAAGGTTCTGGTGCTGGACGAGCCCACCATCGGCCTGGACCCGACGCAGATTCGCGAGACGCGAAAGCTGATCTCCGACCTGGCCAGGCGGCATACCATCATTCTCAGCTCTCATATCCTGCCGGAGGTCGAGGCCACGTGCCAGCGGACCATCATCATCGCCGGCGGACGTATTCGGGCCAGCGGCTCCATGAGCGAGATCCGGGATCGCATTAAGGGCGCCTCTCGGGTGATCGCCGAAATCCGCGGGCCGAAGGAGGACGTGGCCCGGGCGATACGGCAGGTGAACGGAGTCAAAAACGTGGAGATCAACCCGAACGAAGGCTGGAACCATCTTCGGATCGAGACTTCCGAGGGACGTGACGTGCGCGAGGAGATCGCGTCGGTTGCCGCCCGCCATAACTGGGGCCTGCGCGATCTGCGGTTGGAGACGGGCGGTCTGGAAGAGTTCTTTATCCAGATCACCGCCGAGGCGGCCGGCTCGACGGGGCGATAA
- a CDS encoding ABC transporter permease, which yields MSEQNEAKVPSAAGATSSVAVVALMERELSALFYSPIAYIVGFVFLVLSGMYFTTDVLQPGNEASMRLLFERIAGLLVFALPLLTMRSVADEFASGSIESLMTAPVTDAGVILGKFFGALIFYIGLLATTVPHLILMTIYANPVGTEIVSGYIGLILLGAMFISVGLFASATTRHQLLAAIIAVAVLSLFSFAAEYATAQVTNVWLSKFLKSLNILDQFSNCNKGMIDSASVVFFVSNTCLFLFLAIKVLESRRWR from the coding sequence ATGTCTGAGCAAAATGAAGCGAAGGTGCCGAGCGCGGCCGGGGCGACCAGCTCCGTGGCCGTGGTCGCGCTGATGGAACGTGAGCTGTCGGCTTTGTTCTACTCGCCGATCGCCTACATTGTCGGTTTCGTGTTCCTGGTGCTATCGGGGATGTATTTCACCACCGACGTGCTTCAGCCGGGCAACGAGGCGAGCATGCGGTTGCTGTTTGAGCGTATCGCCGGCCTCCTGGTATTTGCCCTGCCGTTGCTTACCATGCGTTCGGTGGCCGATGAGTTCGCCTCAGGATCGATCGAGTCCCTGATGACCGCCCCGGTAACCGACGCGGGGGTGATTCTCGGCAAGTTCTTCGGGGCCCTGATCTTCTATATCGGCTTGTTGGCCACGACTGTGCCCCACCTGATCCTGATGACGATTTACGCCAACCCGGTCGGGACGGAGATCGTCAGCGGCTACATCGGTCTGATCCTGTTGGGGGCGATGTTCATCTCGGTCGGACTGTTCGCCAGCGCCACCACGCGGCACCAGCTTCTGGCCGCGATCATCGCCGTGGCGGTTCTTTCGCTGTTCAGTTTCGCGGCGGAGTACGCGACCGCCCAGGTGACCAACGTCTGGCTCAGCAAGTTCCTCAAGTCGTTGAACATTCTCGATCAGTTCTCCAACTGCAACAAGGGAATGATCGACTCGGCGAGCGTGGTGTTCTTCGTGTCGAACACCTGTCTGTTTCTTTTCCTGGCAATCAAGGTTCTGGAGTCGCGGCGATGGCGGTAA
- the bioD gene encoding dethiobiotin synthase, with protein MPGWFITGTDTGVGKTVIAGALAMLLREHNRKVAVFKPVATGCRRDVRLGLASEDAEFLAHCAESDATLETINPVRYGGDVAPMIAAEHTRKPVDWEAIDQSWCRLRASADWVLVEGAGGLLVPVDPKNNMADLAKRFNLPLIIVARPGLGTINHTLLTIEAARTRGLPISGVVINGYRPDSATLAEETNPEVIARLAKISMPLIAPFDARTDLRQGLVGETLLHALRPFVERALG; from the coding sequence TTGCCAGGCTGGTTTATTACAGGAACGGATACAGGCGTTGGCAAGACGGTGATTGCCGGCGCACTGGCGATGCTGCTCCGCGAGCACAACCGCAAGGTGGCTGTGTTCAAACCGGTTGCCACGGGGTGCCGAAGAGACGTGCGGCTCGGGCTGGCCAGTGAAGATGCTGAATTCCTTGCTCATTGTGCCGAGAGCGACGCGACTCTTGAGACCATCAATCCCGTGCGGTACGGGGGGGATGTGGCTCCGATGATTGCGGCCGAGCACACCCGCAAGCCGGTCGATTGGGAGGCGATTGACCAAAGCTGGTGTCGGCTGCGGGCTTCTGCCGATTGGGTTCTGGTCGAAGGGGCCGGAGGGCTTCTGGTCCCCGTCGACCCGAAAAACAACATGGCTGACTTGGCCAAGCGGTTCAACCTGCCGCTGATTATTGTAGCCCGGCCGGGTCTGGGGACGATCAACCACACGTTGTTGACCATCGAGGCCGCCCGGACGCGAGGACTGCCCATCTCGGGCGTGGTGATTAACGGTTACCGGCCCGACTCCGCCACCTTGGCCGAGGAAACTAATCCTGAAGTCATCGCCCGGCTGGCTAAGATTTCGATGCCCTTGATAGCGCCTTTTGATGCTCGAACCGACCTTCGGCAAGGGCTTGTGGGCGAGACGCTGCTTCATGCCCTGCGGCCCTTTGTGGAACGCGCATTGGGATAG